Proteins co-encoded in one Metabacillus sp. KUDC1714 genomic window:
- the folD gene encoding bifunctional methylenetetrahydrofolate dehydrogenase/methenyltetrahydrofolate cyclohydrolase FolD yields MTATIIDGKELSKTKRSELAKEVEQIKAKGLLPKLVVILVGDNPASLSYIRGKQKASEEIGVGFKLENFPESFTEKELLDVIEHYNNNDEYHGILVQLPLPAHINETAVVEKISPLKDVDGFHPINIGRMMTGQETFLPCTPAGIVEMIKSVGVEMTGKNVVVVGRSNIVGKPVGQLLLNEHATVTYCHSKTKDLSAFTKEADILVAAVGRANFIKGEDIKPGAVVIDVGVNRLETGKLCGDVVFDEAKEVASYLTPVPGGVGPMTITMLAHNTVQSAKQFLSTK; encoded by the coding sequence ATGACTGCAACTATTATTGATGGAAAAGAATTATCAAAAACAAAACGAAGTGAATTAGCAAAAGAAGTGGAACAAATTAAAGCAAAAGGCTTATTACCAAAGCTAGTCGTTATTTTAGTAGGGGACAACCCTGCTTCACTTTCCTATATTAGAGGGAAACAAAAGGCATCTGAGGAAATCGGTGTTGGCTTTAAATTAGAAAATTTCCCTGAATCTTTTACAGAAAAAGAATTGCTTGATGTAATTGAGCACTACAACAATAATGATGAATACCATGGGATATTAGTTCAACTGCCACTTCCTGCACATATTAACGAAACGGCTGTTGTTGAAAAAATTTCACCCTTAAAAGATGTTGATGGCTTCCATCCGATTAATATTGGTCGTATGATGACAGGTCAAGAAACATTTTTACCTTGTACACCAGCTGGAATTGTTGAAATGATTAAGTCAGTTGGCGTAGAAATGACTGGGAAGAATGTGGTTGTTGTTGGAAGAAGTAATATTGTCGGAAAACCAGTTGGACAACTTCTTTTAAACGAACATGCAACAGTTACTTACTGTCATTCAAAAACGAAGGATTTATCAGCTTTTACGAAAGAAGCAGACATTTTGGTAGCTGCTGTTGGCCGCGCTAATTTTATTAAAGGCGAGGACATTAAACCAGGAGCTGTTGTCATTGATGTAGGTGTTAACAGACTTGAAACTGGTAAATTATGTGGTGATGTTGTTTTTGATGAAGCGAAGGAAGTTGCAAGCTACTTAACACCAGTTCCAGGTGGAGTAGGTCCGATGACTATTACGATGCTAGCTCATAATACAGTTCAATCTGCGAAACAATTTCTAAGTACTAAATAA
- the nusB gene encoding transcription antitermination factor NusB yields the protein MKRRTAREKALQALFQVNVSNIEPNEAIEHVLDEETPDQFMNSLVFGTIEHEKELDELITPHLVNWTIDRLANIDKTILRMAAYELKYEEVPANVTLDEAVELAKAFGDDHSSKFVNGVLSKIKKGL from the coding sequence ATGAAACGAAGAACAGCAAGAGAAAAGGCACTACAGGCGCTATTTCAAGTGAATGTTAGTAATATAGAACCAAATGAAGCAATTGAGCATGTACTAGACGAGGAGACTCCAGATCAATTTATGAACAGTCTTGTTTTCGGAACAATCGAACACGAAAAGGAGCTAGACGAGTTAATTACGCCTCACCTAGTTAATTGGACAATTGATCGCTTAGCGAATATCGATAAAACGATCTTACGTATGGCTGCTTATGAGCTAAAATATGAGGAAGTTCCAGCAAATGTAACATTAGATGAAGCAGTGGAACTAGCAAAAGCGTTTGGGGATGATCATTCTAGTAAATTCGTCAATGGTGTCCTTTCTAAAATCAAAAAAGGCCTGTAA